The following proteins are encoded in a genomic region of Brachypodium distachyon strain Bd21 chromosome 1, Brachypodium_distachyon_v3.0, whole genome shotgun sequence:
- the LOC100820870 gene encoding transcription factor MYB2, giving the protein MDMAHERDSSSEEEVMAGDLRRGPWTVEEDILLVNYIAAHGEGRWNSLARSAGLKRTGKSCRLRWLNYLRPDLRRGSITPQEQLLILELHSRWGNRWSKIAQHLPGRTDNEIKNYWRTRVQKHAKQLKCDVNSQQFKDVMRYLWMPRLVERIQAAEAAQPADADTPVSWQADGIYDESPEELPLAVDACCWPADHQYGAAASGAGHQLLNSSAVPEPSSTTTGSSSSPSTDDSGAGAQPSCWPATVDEWFTASSAAAVAMRDTDQQLIIQQQAPCQQAGEAWTSEPVLPGNAGFPELGVADFEMGSFDVDSIWSGMDDLWYTQPQFV; this is encoded by the exons ATGGACATGGCGCACGAGAGGGACTCgagcagcgaggaggaggtgatGGCCGGTGACCTCCGGCGCGGGCCGTGGACGGTGGAGGAGGACATCCTGCTGGTGAACTACATCGCCGCGCACGGCGAGGGCCGCTGGAACTCGCTCGCCCGATCAGCAG GGCTGAAGCGCACCGGCAAGAGCTGTCGCCTCAGGTGGCTGAACTACCTCCGCCCGGACCTCCGTCGCGGCAGCATCACGCCGCAGGAGCAGCTCCTCATCCTGGAGCTGCACTCGCGGTGGGGGAACCGGTGGTCCAAGATCGCGCAGCACCTCCCTGGGCGCACGGACAACGAGATCAAGAACTACTGGCGCACCCGCGTGCAGAAGCACGCCAAGCAGCTCAAGTGCGACGTCAACAGCCAGCAGTTCAAGGACGTCATGCGCTACCTCTGGATGCCCCGCCTCGTCGAGCGCATCCaggccgccgaggccgcgcAGCCCGCTGATGCCGACACGCCCGTGTCGTGGCAAGCGGACGGCATCTACGACGAGTCCCCGGAGGAGCTCCCGTTAGCCGTCGATGCCTGCTGCTGGCCAGCTGATCATCAGTAcggcgccgcggccagcggcgccggGCATCAGCTTCTGAACAGCTCCGCAGTGCCGGAGCCGTCGAGCACCACTACGGGCTCTTCTTCGTCGCCGTCCACGGACGACTCTGGCGCCGGGGCCCAGCCCAGCTGCTGGCCCGCCACGGTCGACGAGTGGTTCACtgcctccagcgccgccgccgtcgccatgcGCGACACGGACCAGCAGCTAATCATCCAGCAGCAGGCACCGTGCCAACAAGCCGGGGAGGCGTGGACGTCGGAGCCGGTGCTGCCGGGTAACGCCGGGTTCCCGGAGCTCGGCGTGGCGGACTTCGAGATGGGCAGCTTCGACGTGGACAGCATCTGGAGCGGCATGGACGACTTGTGGTACACGCAGCCGCAGTTCGTGTGA